In Streptomyces sp. NBC_00704, a genomic segment contains:
- a CDS encoding C40 family peptidase — translation MSGRLLRLACTVSTAALAAQTVLAPGLAAATTEPPGAGAHATAAPRPPDADAGAEPGEGTGSGAGAPDAGSDADPGADLDAAPDADPESGPGSGGRSVAALLKDLQRLYREAEAATEAYNATEEELRRRRAETGRLDGDLAKARLSLHESRGAAGRLAREQYQGSTALSPYLRLLLARDPQHALDQGHVIGRLAREREETLGRLRGGERRADGLARRARAALDGQLTLAARRKKARDDVRRRLDDVQRLLASLTAEQLTALAALERDGVARAQNGLVASGALGDDGKPSEEGVKAVRYAVRQLGKPYEWGAQGPGSYDCSGLTSRAWGQAGTPVPRTSEEQWARLKRIPLKELRPGDLVIYFPEATHVALYLGRGMVVQAPRTGEKVKVSPLASNPVLGAVRPDPGGEPVRRYRPPQLPPTALPGREPGRERGREREPGRGRDRRP, via the coding sequence GTGTCAGGAAGACTGCTGCGTCTGGCCTGTACGGTCTCCACGGCGGCGCTCGCCGCGCAGACCGTGCTGGCCCCCGGACTCGCCGCGGCCACGACGGAGCCACCGGGAGCCGGCGCACACGCGACGGCCGCACCGCGGCCCCCGGACGCGGACGCAGGTGCGGAGCCGGGTGAGGGGACGGGCTCGGGTGCGGGTGCCCCGGACGCCGGTTCCGACGCGGACCCCGGGGCCGACCTCGACGCCGCCCCTGACGCCGACCCGGAATCCGGACCCGGATCCGGTGGGCGGAGCGTCGCCGCGCTGCTGAAGGATCTTCAGCGGCTGTACCGGGAGGCCGAGGCGGCCACCGAGGCCTACAACGCCACCGAGGAGGAGCTGCGGCGGCGGCGCGCCGAGACCGGGCGGCTGGACGGCGATCTGGCGAAGGCGCGGCTCTCACTGCACGAGAGCCGCGGCGCGGCCGGACGGCTCGCCCGCGAGCAGTACCAGGGCAGCACCGCCCTCTCCCCCTACCTGCGGCTCCTGCTCGCCCGGGATCCGCAGCACGCCCTCGACCAGGGGCATGTGATCGGCCGGCTGGCGCGCGAGCGGGAGGAGACGCTCGGACGGCTGCGCGGCGGTGAGCGCAGGGCCGACGGGCTGGCCCGGCGGGCCCGCGCCGCCCTCGACGGCCAGCTCACCCTCGCCGCGCGCAGGAAGAAGGCCCGCGACGACGTGCGCCGGCGTCTGGACGACGTCCAGAGACTCCTGGCCTCGCTGACCGCCGAGCAGCTCACCGCGCTCGCCGCGCTGGAGCGCGACGGGGTGGCGCGGGCGCAGAACGGGCTCGTGGCGTCGGGTGCGCTCGGCGACGACGGCAAGCCGTCGGAGGAGGGCGTGAAGGCCGTGCGGTACGCGGTGCGCCAGCTCGGCAAACCGTACGAGTGGGGCGCGCAGGGGCCGGGGTCGTACGACTGCTCGGGGCTGACCTCGCGGGCCTGGGGGCAGGCCGGGACGCCGGTCCCGCGCACCAGCGAGGAGCAGTGGGCGCGGCTGAAGCGGATCCCGCTGAAGGAGCTGCGGCCGGGGGACCTGGTGATCTACTTCCCCGAGGCCACGCATGTGGCGCTGTACCTCGGGCGGGGCATGGTGGTGCAGGCCCCGCGGACCGGCGAGAAGGTGAAGGTCTCCCCGCTCGCGTCCAACCCGGTGCTCGGCGCGGTGCGTCCGGATCCGGGCGGCGAGCCGGTGCGGCGCTACCGGCCGCCGCAGCTCCCGCCGACGGCCCTGCCCGGACGGGAGCCGGGACGGGAGCGCGGGCGGGAGCGGGAGCCGGGACGGGGGCGGGACCGACGACCGTGA
- a CDS encoding AurF N-oxygenase family protein: MTTLTDADALEGLRDALGLLKDREQVAERLLASSAKHSYDPDTELDWDAPFEDGKWFWPPELVSLYDTPMWRRMSEEQRILLSQHEAAALASLGIWFEIILMQLLVRHIYDKAATSAHVRYALTEIEDECRHSKMFARLIERGGTPLYPVSRAHQHMGRLFKTISTTPGSFTATLLGEEVLDWMQRLTFPDERVQPLVRGVTRIHVVEEARHVRYAREELRRQMVTAPRWSQEFTRVTSGEFARVFSVAFVNPEVYENVGLDRREALAQVKASGHRREVMQTGAKRLTDFLDDIGVLRGVGRRLWKSSGLLA; this comes from the coding sequence ATGACGACCCTCACGGATGCCGACGCGCTGGAAGGGCTGCGGGACGCGCTGGGCCTGCTCAAGGACCGGGAGCAGGTGGCCGAGCGGCTGCTCGCGTCCTCCGCCAAGCACTCCTACGACCCGGACACGGAGCTGGACTGGGACGCGCCCTTCGAGGACGGCAAGTGGTTCTGGCCGCCGGAGCTCGTGTCGCTGTACGACACGCCGATGTGGCGGCGGATGAGCGAGGAGCAGCGGATCCTGCTGTCCCAGCACGAGGCCGCCGCGCTCGCCTCGCTCGGCATCTGGTTCGAGATCATCCTCATGCAGCTCCTCGTGCGGCACATCTACGACAAGGCCGCGACGAGCGCGCACGTGCGCTACGCGCTGACCGAGATCGAGGACGAGTGCCGGCACTCGAAGATGTTCGCCCGGCTCATCGAGCGCGGCGGCACGCCCCTGTACCCGGTGAGCCGCGCCCACCAGCACATGGGCCGCCTGTTCAAGACGATCTCCACCACGCCCGGCTCGTTCACGGCGACCCTCCTGGGCGAGGAGGTCCTGGACTGGATGCAGCGGCTGACGTTCCCCGACGAGCGGGTCCAGCCGCTGGTGCGGGGCGTCACCCGGATCCACGTCGTGGAGGAGGCCCGGCATGTGCGCTACGCCCGTGAGGAGCTGCGCCGCCAGATGGTGACGGCGCCGAGGTGGTCGCAGGAGTTCACCCGCGTCACGTCCGGCGAGTTCGCCCGCGTGTTCAGCGTGGCCTTCGTCAATCCCGAGGTGTACGAGAACGTGGGCCTGGACCGCCGCGAGGCCCTGGCGCAGGTCAAGGCGAGCGGGCACCGGCGGGAGGTCATGCAGACGGGAGCGAAGCGGCTGACGGACTTCCTGGACGACATAGGCGTGCTGCGCGGGGTGGGCCGCCGCCTGTGGAAGTCGTCGGGCCTGCTCGCCTGA
- a CDS encoding DUF742 domain-containing protein — MNAVPMQPQGGRQLLPVRGGDRKPARVRPYSLTGGRTRFGHVLLVETFVSSTAALDAPEERRELTNGSLKSTVMPELRAIVELCRRMRTVAEIAALLKMPLGVVRVLLSDLADQGKIRVYGTGTAHGTGRPDRALLERVLSGLRRL; from the coding sequence ATGAACGCCGTGCCGATGCAGCCCCAGGGCGGCAGGCAACTGCTCCCCGTGCGCGGCGGCGACCGCAAGCCGGCCCGCGTGCGCCCCTACTCCCTCACCGGCGGCCGCACCCGCTTCGGGCACGTCCTGCTGGTGGAGACGTTCGTGTCGAGCACCGCCGCTCTCGACGCCCCCGAGGAGCGCCGCGAGCTGACGAACGGGTCCCTGAAGTCCACGGTCATGCCGGAACTGCGGGCCATCGTCGAACTGTGCCGCCGTATGCGCACGGTGGCCGAGATCGCCGCGCTGCTGAAGATGCCGCTCGGCGTGGTCCGGGTCCTCCTCAGCGACCTCGCGGACCAGGGAAAGATCCGTGTGTACGGCACCGGTACCGCTCACGGTACGGGCCGTCCCGACCGCGCTCTGCTGGAAAGGGTGCTGAGTGGACTCCGTCGTCTCTGA
- a CDS encoding penicillin-binding transpeptidase domain-containing protein, whose translation MTRHIRHAAVFSALLLAALLVNAARVQLVQAGSYDDSPANRRGSIARYAQPRGDILVGGTPVTGSRDTGEQLRYERTYQDGPLYAPVTGFASQVYGTTFLEHAGDGVLSGSDPMLAPFPLWNDVTHGRPPGGDVVTTLNRHAQWAAYEGLDGRKGAVAAVEPSTGRVLALVSSPSYDPGVLSGNGARAERAWARLNADPDKPMLNRAVRQTYPPGSTFKVVTAAAALDAGVVTDLDAPTDSPAPYRLPGTTTSLTNEGEGCEDASLREAFEWSCNTVFAKLGVDTGLAGMTRTARGFGFNDDAVRIPFGVAPSTFDTSLDRAQLALSSIGQYNTRATPLQMAMVAAAVADGGQVRTPYLVERTTRRGGATVATAGPRPSRRAMLPSTARRLRELMADVVREGTGTNAAIPGAVVGGKTGTAQHGLGNAGIPYAWFVSWAQGERDLEPKVAVAVVVEDGSARRGDITGGGMAAPIARAVMEAVLDS comes from the coding sequence GTGACCCGGCACATCCGGCACGCCGCCGTCTTCAGCGCCCTGCTGCTGGCGGCGCTCCTGGTCAACGCCGCGCGCGTCCAGCTCGTCCAGGCCGGCTCCTACGACGACAGCCCCGCCAACCGGCGCGGCTCCATCGCCCGTTACGCGCAGCCCCGCGGCGACATCCTCGTCGGCGGCACCCCGGTCACCGGCTCGCGGGACACCGGGGAGCAACTGCGCTACGAACGCACCTACCAGGACGGGCCGTTGTACGCGCCGGTGACCGGGTTCGCCTCACAGGTGTACGGGACGACGTTCCTGGAGCACGCGGGGGACGGCGTCCTGTCCGGGTCGGATCCGATGCTCGCGCCGTTCCCGCTGTGGAACGACGTCACGCACGGACGGCCGCCCGGCGGCGATGTCGTGACGACGCTGAACCGCCACGCCCAGTGGGCCGCCTACGAGGGACTGGACGGGCGCAAGGGCGCGGTGGCGGCGGTGGAGCCGTCGACGGGGCGGGTGCTGGCGCTGGTGTCGAGCCCGTCGTACGACCCGGGAGTGCTGTCCGGCAACGGCGCGCGGGCCGAACGGGCCTGGGCCCGGCTCAACGCCGACCCGGACAAGCCGATGCTGAACCGGGCGGTGCGCCAGACGTATCCGCCGGGGTCGACGTTCAAGGTGGTCACCGCGGCGGCGGCGCTGGACGCGGGCGTGGTCACGGACCTGGACGCGCCGACCGACTCCCCCGCCCCCTACCGGCTGCCCGGGACGACGACGAGCCTGACGAACGAGGGCGAGGGCTGCGAGGACGCCTCGCTGCGGGAGGCCTTCGAGTGGTCGTGCAACACGGTGTTCGCCAAGCTCGGCGTGGACACGGGGCTGGCCGGGATGACCCGCACGGCGCGGGGCTTCGGCTTCAACGACGACGCGGTGCGGATCCCGTTCGGGGTGGCGCCGAGCACCTTCGACACCTCGCTCGACCGGGCGCAGCTGGCGCTGTCCTCGATCGGCCAGTACAACACGCGGGCCACCCCGCTCCAGATGGCGATGGTGGCGGCGGCCGTGGCCGACGGGGGGCAGGTACGCACGCCGTACCTGGTGGAGCGGACCACGCGCAGGGGCGGGGCGACGGTGGCCACGGCCGGTCCGCGCCCGTCCCGCCGGGCGATGCTCCCCTCGACGGCGCGGCGGCTGCGGGAGCTGATGGCCGACGTGGTCCGTGAGGGCACGGGGACCAACGCGGCGATCCCCGGCGCGGTCGTCGGCGGCAAGACGGGCACCGCCCAGCACGGGCTGGGCAACGCCGGCATCCCCTACGCCTGGTTCGTCTCCTGGGCGCAGGGCGAACGGGACCTGGAGCCGAAGGTGGCGGTCGCGGTGGTGGTGGAGGACGGGTCGGCGCGCCGCGGGGACATCACCGGCGGCGGCATGGCGGCGCCGATCGCGCGGGCGGTCATGGAGGCCGTGCTCGACTCCTGA
- a CDS encoding TetR/AcrR family transcriptional regulator codes for MTPAAPAYRRLSVEERRSQLLDAALSLFAHRVPEDVSLDDVAEAAGVSRPLVYRYFPGGKQQLYEAALRSAAEELQHCFDEPRDGPLLPRLARVLDRYLTFVGRHDAGFSALLQGGSVVETSRTTAIVDGVRRAAAEAIYRHLEVPDPGPRLRMTVRMWITAVEAASLIWLDEDKQPPADELRDWLVDQFVAVLAVTAARDAQTAELVRGALSAEI; via the coding sequence ATGACGCCAGCCGCTCCCGCCTACCGTCGTCTCAGCGTCGAGGAGCGCCGCAGCCAGCTCCTCGACGCGGCGCTGTCGCTCTTCGCGCACCGCGTCCCCGAGGACGTCTCGCTGGACGACGTGGCGGAGGCCGCCGGGGTGTCCCGGCCGCTCGTCTACCGGTACTTCCCCGGCGGCAAGCAACAGCTCTACGAGGCCGCCCTGCGCTCCGCCGCCGAGGAGCTCCAGCACTGCTTCGACGAACCGCGCGACGGCCCGCTCCTCCCCCGCCTGGCCCGCGTCCTCGACCGCTACCTGACCTTCGTCGGCCGCCACGACGCCGGCTTCAGCGCCCTGCTCCAGGGCGGCAGCGTCGTGGAGACCTCCCGGACGACCGCCATAGTGGACGGCGTCCGCCGGGCCGCCGCCGAGGCGATCTACCGTCACCTGGAGGTCCCCGACCCCGGTCCGCGACTGCGGATGACCGTGCGGATGTGGATCACGGCCGTCGAGGCGGCCTCCCTCATCTGGCTCGACGAGGACAAGCAGCCGCCCGCCGACGAACTGCGGGACTGGCTGGTCGACCAGTTCGTCGCCGTCCTCGCCGTGACCGCGGCGCGGGACGCGCAGACCGCCGAACTGGTCCGGGGTGCGCTGAGCGCGGAGATCTGA
- a CDS encoding sensor histidine kinase codes for MQKTRPRRTGSQTASEGGAERTPVGKGRPTHVRNRLIVAVAVVAAAVAGAGAPSILAASGQLKDSQDLVTLAEQSQDALALAQSLADERDEVTSYVAAGRVKAKAPSTQSSARVDRQARELITETEVSAALREALAAVPSVRQSALTGRSGALQAHQDYSEVIAALHVLVDRLAEQMPPRAGSGAYALAELDSAVEQAAATRGLLLAALNVPTSEKTSYDPVTGRSSTEKVSSDTDAKQRDALAAAAQQARLRSDAALADFRDGAPEDAVAAYDSTVTGGDVDAAEAYLATLTDQPELSGRDLDTGVKKLDAALSARLDLMRGAESSLYSHRVEDLARLRDDDVTDLEIRVAVLGALMLLAVALSTGMARSLTRPLSVLRRGSARLAGAENPAAEEPVAFTGRNDEFAQVVRSVNALHQHAVALHERVATLESDRKHLVGQRQRMADAREELRAELDSSAAQLEGLRDSISGTFVNLALRTLGLVERQLAVIEGLEEREQDPDRLATLFKLDHFATVMRRHSENLLVLAGTEHVQQHAGPIPLVDVVRAAVSEIERYERVRISALPPHAHVAGFAADDLSHLLAELLENATAFSPPDLPVEVSGWLLENGEVMLSVQDEGIGIPAGRLDRLNGRLAEFDPETPYDQEGEEGLGLGLYVVARLAHRHGVRVRLREQKQGGVAAVVVLPTQLLAAAPAAAVPSSAPSAAAAPAFSLPGADAEANSNVLPGRSKPADPLVAMAEKAVRQAKSPAGAPAESPAETTMELLLPSPPEEPGAPQDEHTHPSPDAGRDDAPPEATAPAGGAAAGDDAPPEATAPAGGAAADEAGPEHARIPDVPEEPLTDKGLPKRTPRITAPAHTPRQRTGSVDADALRRRLGGFRRGAEAGYREVEAEIAEKTGQNRVPSQEAVRDTARDTARTAAQEAHAHAEEDTGGTVEEASS; via the coding sequence GTGCAGAAGACGCGGCCTCGGCGTACAGGCAGTCAGACGGCCTCCGAGGGGGGCGCGGAGCGCACCCCTGTCGGCAAGGGCCGCCCGACCCACGTGCGCAACCGGCTGATCGTCGCGGTGGCCGTGGTGGCCGCCGCCGTCGCCGGAGCCGGCGCGCCCTCGATCCTGGCCGCCTCCGGGCAGCTGAAGGACTCCCAGGACCTGGTCACCCTGGCCGAACAGAGCCAGGACGCCCTCGCCCTCGCCCAGTCCCTGGCGGACGAACGCGACGAGGTCACCTCCTACGTCGCCGCCGGCCGCGTCAAGGCGAAGGCGCCCTCCACGCAGAGCAGCGCCCGCGTCGACCGCCAGGCGCGCGAGCTGATCACCGAGACGGAGGTCTCCGCCGCGCTGCGCGAGGCCCTCGCCGCCGTCCCGTCCGTGCGGCAGTCCGCCCTCACCGGCAGGAGCGGCGCACTCCAGGCGCACCAGGACTACTCCGAGGTCATCGCCGCGCTCCACGTCCTCGTCGACCGGCTGGCCGAGCAGATGCCGCCGCGCGCCGGATCCGGCGCGTACGCCCTCGCCGAACTCGACAGCGCCGTCGAGCAGGCCGCCGCGACCCGCGGACTGCTCCTCGCGGCGCTGAACGTGCCGACGAGCGAGAAGACCTCCTACGACCCCGTCACGGGCCGGTCGAGCACCGAGAAGGTCTCCTCCGACACCGACGCCAAGCAGCGCGACGCCCTCGCCGCCGCCGCCCAGCAGGCCCGGCTGCGCTCCGACGCGGCCCTCGCCGACTTCCGCGACGGCGCGCCCGAGGACGCGGTGGCCGCCTACGACTCCACCGTGACCGGCGGCGACGTCGACGCCGCCGAGGCCTACCTCGCCACGCTCACCGACCAGCCGGAACTCAGCGGCCGCGACCTCGACACCGGCGTCAAGAAGCTGGACGCCGCGCTCTCGGCCCGCCTCGACCTCATGCGCGGCGCCGAGTCCTCGCTCTACAGCCACCGCGTCGAGGACCTCGCCCGGCTGCGCGACGACGACGTGACGGACCTGGAGATCCGCGTCGCCGTCCTCGGCGCGCTGATGCTGCTCGCCGTCGCCCTGTCCACCGGCATGGCCCGCAGCCTCACCCGCCCGCTGTCCGTGCTGCGCAGGGGGTCGGCACGGCTGGCCGGGGCCGAGAACCCCGCGGCCGAGGAACCGGTCGCGTTCACCGGCCGCAACGACGAGTTCGCCCAGGTCGTCCGCTCCGTCAACGCCCTGCACCAGCACGCCGTCGCCCTCCACGAGCGCGTCGCCACCCTGGAGTCGGACCGCAAGCACCTCGTGGGACAGCGCCAGCGGATGGCCGACGCCCGCGAGGAACTGCGCGCCGAACTCGACTCCTCGGCGGCCCAGCTGGAGGGGCTGCGGGACAGCATCAGCGGGACGTTCGTCAACCTCGCCCTGCGCACCCTGGGCCTGGTCGAGCGCCAGCTCGCCGTCATCGAGGGCCTGGAGGAGCGCGAGCAGGACCCCGACCGGCTGGCCACGCTCTTCAAGCTCGACCACTTCGCCACGGTCATGCGCCGGCACAGCGAGAACCTGCTGGTCCTGGCCGGCACCGAACACGTCCAGCAGCACGCGGGCCCGATCCCGCTGGTCGACGTGGTCCGCGCCGCGGTCAGCGAGATCGAGCGCTACGAGCGCGTGCGCATCTCGGCACTGCCCCCGCACGCGCACGTGGCGGGCTTCGCCGCCGACGACCTCTCCCACCTGCTCGCCGAACTCCTGGAGAACGCCACCGCGTTCTCCCCGCCGGACCTGCCCGTCGAGGTCTCCGGCTGGCTGCTGGAGAACGGCGAGGTCATGCTCTCCGTCCAGGACGAGGGCATCGGGATCCCGGCCGGCCGGCTCGACCGGCTCAACGGCCGCCTCGCCGAGTTCGACCCCGAGACGCCGTACGACCAGGAGGGCGAGGAAGGACTCGGCCTCGGCCTGTACGTGGTGGCCCGGCTGGCCCACCGGCACGGGGTGCGGGTGCGGCTGCGCGAGCAGAAGCAGGGCGGGGTCGCCGCCGTCGTGGTCCTGCCGACCCAGCTCCTCGCCGCCGCCCCGGCCGCAGCGGTCCCCTCCTCGGCGCCGTCCGCCGCGGCGGCCCCCGCCTTCTCCCTGCCCGGCGCCGACGCCGAGGCCAACTCCAACGTCCTGCCGGGCCGTTCGAAGCCGGCCGACCCGCTGGTCGCGATGGCCGAGAAGGCCGTACGGCAGGCGAAGAGCCCGGCCGGGGCGCCCGCGGAGTCGCCCGCCGAGACGACCATGGAACTCCTGCTGCCGAGCCCCCCGGAGGAGCCCGGCGCCCCGCAGGACGAGCACACCCACCCGTCCCCCGACGCCGGCCGCGACGACGCGCCCCCGGAGGCGACCGCCCCCGCCGGCGGGGCCGCCGCGGGGGACGACGCGCCCCCGGAGGCGACCGCCCCCGCCGGCGGGGCCGCCGCGGACGAAGCCGGCCCCGAACACGCACGCATCCCCGACGTCCCGGAGGAACCCCTCACCGACAAGGGCCTCCCCAAGCGCACACCCAGGATCACCGCGCCCGCCCACACCCCGCGCCAGCGGACCGGCTCCGTCGACGCGGACGCCCTCCGCCGCCGTCTGGGCGGCTTCCGTCGGGGGGCGGAGGCCGGCTACCGCGAGGTCGAGGCGGAGATCGCCGAGAAGACGGGCCAGAACCGGGTCCCGTCCCAGGAGGCCGTACGCGACACCGCGCGCGACACGGCGCGCACAGCGGCTCAAGAAGCACACGCACACGCCGAAGAAGACACGGGGGGCACAGTCGAGGAGGCAAGCAGTTGA
- a CDS encoding roadblock/LC7 domain-containing protein produces the protein MTAPSTFGLSSEARNLHWLLTNLVEEVPGIQSVAVVSSDGLLLLSSDAAHNDEARQARETRPSGPRGSAADLATIVSGIGSLTIGAAKLMEFGGVRHTMIAMDEGSLFVMSISDGSLLGVHGSAACDMSVVAYHMALFVGRAGHVLTPELRSELRKSLESEPTGSVR, from the coding sequence TTGACCGCGCCCAGTACCTTCGGACTGAGCAGTGAAGCCCGAAACCTGCACTGGCTGTTGACCAACCTCGTGGAGGAGGTCCCCGGCATCCAGTCCGTCGCCGTCGTGTCCTCGGACGGCCTGCTCCTGCTGTCGTCGGACGCAGCCCACAACGACGAGGCCCGCCAGGCCCGCGAGACCAGACCGTCCGGCCCGCGCGGCTCCGCCGCCGACCTCGCCACCATCGTGTCGGGCATCGGCAGCCTCACCATCGGCGCCGCCAAGCTCATGGAGTTCGGCGGCGTCAGGCACACCATGATCGCCATGGACGAGGGCAGCCTCTTCGTCATGTCGATCAGCGACGGCTCGCTCCTGGGCGTGCACGGCTCCGCCGCCTGCGACATGAGCGTCGTCGCCTACCACATGGCGCTTTTTGTGGGCCGCGCCGGACACGTCCTGACCCCGGAACTCCGCAGCGAGCTGCGCAAGTCCCTGGAGTCCGAGCCGACGGGGAGCGTCCGATGA
- a CDS encoding GTP-binding protein produces MDSVVSDAASSVGVTPLVAPVTEPDEPLRPWQTDRTRAPIATKIVIAGGFGVGKTTLVGTVSEIEPLQTEALMTQASEETDDLTGTPEKTTTTVAMDYGRLTLDDDLVLYLFGTPGQQRFWFMWDDLVRGAIGAVVLADTRRLKDCFPALDYFESCGLPYVVAVNHFDGSELFEPEDVREALTIPAHIPVMIMDARRRISVIETLLALVGHALDETPE; encoded by the coding sequence GTGGACTCCGTCGTCTCTGACGCCGCCTCCTCCGTTGGCGTCACCCCCCTCGTCGCGCCCGTGACCGAGCCCGACGAACCCCTGCGGCCGTGGCAGACCGACCGCACCCGCGCCCCCATAGCCACCAAGATCGTGATCGCGGGCGGCTTCGGCGTCGGCAAGACCACCCTCGTCGGCACGGTCTCGGAGATCGAGCCCCTCCAGACCGAGGCGCTGATGACGCAGGCCAGTGAGGAGACCGACGACCTCACCGGCACGCCGGAGAAGACCACCACCACGGTCGCCATGGACTACGGCCGCCTCACGCTCGACGACGACCTGGTGCTCTACCTGTTCGGCACACCGGGCCAGCAGCGGTTCTGGTTCATGTGGGACGACCTGGTGCGCGGCGCGATCGGCGCGGTCGTGCTGGCCGACACCCGCCGTCTCAAGGACTGCTTCCCCGCGCTGGACTACTTCGAGAGCTGCGGACTGCCCTACGTCGTCGCCGTCAACCACTTCGACGGCAGCGAGCTGTTCGAGCCCGAGGACGTGCGGGAGGCGCTGACGATCCCCGCGCACATACCTGTCATGATCATGGATGCGCGGCGCCGGATCTCGGTGATCGAGACCCTCCTGGCCCTGGTGGGCCACGCGCTCGACGAAACCCCCGAGTAA
- a CDS encoding styrene monooxygenase/indole monooxygenase family protein: MRKILVVGAGQSGLQLALGLQSHGYEVTLMSNRTADEIRSGRVMSTQCMFHTALQHERDLQLNFWEQQAPKIEGLGVSVAAPGSHDPGPTQRAIDWLGRLDGHAQSVDQRVKMAGWMETFAQRGGQLVIHGAAVSDLDYFSRAYDLVLVSAGKGELVQMFARDPERSPYSEPQRALAVAYVHGLGPRPEHPDTEAVRCNLVPGVGELFVMPTLTTSGRADILFWEGIPGGPLDVFKGVKDPAEHLSLTLELMERFTPWEYARATRVELTDAGGTLAGRYAPTVRNPVGRLPGGGLVLGVADVVVANDPITGQGSNSASKCAAAYLASILERGEKEFDEEWMRAAFDRYWDTARHVTKWTNAMLAPPPEHIVNLLGAAGQLQPAADRFANAFNDPADFEDFFYEPDKTTAYLGSLTGA; encoded by the coding sequence ATGCGGAAGATACTCGTCGTCGGAGCCGGCCAGTCCGGACTCCAGCTCGCCCTCGGCCTCCAGTCGCACGGGTACGAGGTCACCCTGATGTCGAACCGGACGGCGGACGAGATCCGCTCCGGCCGCGTCATGTCGACGCAGTGCATGTTCCACACCGCCCTCCAGCACGAGCGCGACCTCCAGCTGAACTTCTGGGAGCAGCAGGCCCCGAAGATCGAGGGCCTCGGCGTCTCGGTCGCCGCCCCCGGCTCGCACGACCCCGGCCCCACCCAGCGCGCCATCGACTGGCTCGGGCGGCTCGACGGGCACGCCCAGTCCGTCGACCAGCGGGTGAAGATGGCCGGCTGGATGGAGACGTTCGCCCAGCGCGGCGGCCAGCTCGTCATCCACGGCGCGGCCGTCTCCGACCTCGACTACTTCTCCCGCGCCTACGACCTCGTCCTCGTCTCCGCCGGCAAGGGCGAACTCGTCCAGATGTTCGCCCGCGACCCGGAGCGTTCCCCCTACAGCGAGCCGCAGCGCGCTCTCGCCGTCGCCTACGTCCACGGCCTGGGCCCCCGCCCGGAGCACCCGGACACCGAAGCGGTCCGCTGCAACCTCGTCCCCGGCGTCGGCGAACTCTTCGTCATGCCGACGCTCACCACCTCCGGCCGCGCGGACATCCTGTTCTGGGAGGGCATACCCGGCGGCCCGCTCGACGTCTTCAAGGGCGTCAAGGACCCCGCCGAGCACCTCTCCCTGACGCTGGAGCTGATGGAGAGGTTCACGCCCTGGGAGTACGCGCGGGCCACCCGGGTCGAACTGACCGACGCCGGCGGCACCCTGGCCGGCCGCTACGCCCCCACCGTCCGCAACCCGGTCGGCCGCCTCCCCGGCGGGGGCCTGGTGCTCGGCGTCGCCGACGTCGTCGTCGCCAACGACCCCATCACCGGACAGGGCTCCAACTCCGCCTCCAAGTGCGCGGCCGCCTACCTCGCCTCGATCCTGGAGCGCGGGGAGAAGGAGTTCGACGAGGAGTGGATGCGCGCTGCCTTCGACCGGTACTGGGACACCGCGCGGCACGTCACCAAGTGGACCAACGCGATGCTCGCCCCGCCGCCGGAGCACATCGTCAACCTGCTGGGCGCGGCCGGGCAGCTTCAGCCCGCGGCTGATCGTTTCGCCAACGCGTTCAACGACCCGGCCGACTTCGAGGACTTCTTCTACGAGCCCGACAAGACGACGGCCTACCTGGGCTCGCTGACCGGAGCCTGA